A region of the Apium graveolens cultivar Ventura chromosome 6, ASM990537v1, whole genome shotgun sequence genome:
GCCTGTGTAGCTCATTCCAATGCATATCAAAGTTGGATTTTTTCTTGTATTTGGTTGTGTGGAGTTCAAGAGCTAATGCAACAATATTGTCCATGTTTGAACCACTCCCTATTATTTGATTCGCTTGATCATAACATGATCCATATCGTTGAGCTCCTTCATTTATCCGGTGCCACCTTTTTTTAATAGCTATGAGCCCTCTCTTGATAAGGTCAGGATTGCTTTCTTCACAATATTGACGAATTCGTTCCCAAAATGCTTCCCCTCTTTGATCATCACCAATTATAAGATCAATAGATACATTTAACCATGTACTAATTAAGAGTTTATCTTCAGTCCATTTCCAATGGCCAATACCCTCTCGTACATCTTCAAGATCATCATAATTATTGTTGAGATCGATACTGTTTGTGCCACCAAAAGCCGAAAAATCTGATTGTGGAGAATTTTGGTTATTTATGGGATTTGTTGGGTTTCAAATTATGGAAATTGTTGAAAATTTTGACCAAATGGAAACTGATATTGAGAATTTTGAGTAAATGAAAAAAATGGATTTGAAAATTGAGAATTCAGAGTTTAAAAATAGGGATTTGGATATGGATATGGAAATTGAGTATTTGGTACTTGAGAATTGAAAATTTGATTTGGATTTTGTGAGTTTGAAGGTTGAGAGTTGTTGGAATTTATTTTTTGTGTGTAAACAAAATTTCAAGTATATAGTAGAAGAAGATTGTAAAAAATAAGAAGTGATAAATTCAATTTATACTAAACATTAGGTTAACGGCTATAAATTTTTTATCCATTCAACAGATATATTCTAAAAGTAACGGTTACATTCATTTTAAAAAAAGTGATGGCTACATATATAATGCATATGCCTTGTTCAGATTCtttttttacaatttttataAGAAATTGGGCCCCCACTTGTGATGAAGTGGTCCGTCCCTTGAAACCGGGACGTCCCATTTCATATACAATACTCCAACCACATATTTACAGTCCCATTTTTCTTTCTCTCTGCCCGAGGTGACAATTGGCCCTCGGCTGCAGCTGCTCTTACACTTGGGGTTGAACACGGTCGATTTGGACGGGTCGGTTTGGCTGGGTTGCTGGCAAAAATTAACCCAATCCATTATGTACGGTTTACAAAAAATCGAATTTGTAAACCTACAAAATATTTATAACCCAACCTTATTATTAATAGATTAATTTGGGTAGGATCGGATTAGTTTGATCGAATTAATTTTGttaaactaaaaattaaacaGGTCAGTTgtaatatttcataatttttagaattagattaataatagaataaaaaggattaaaattggataaggatttaaaatttaaattagaccaatgagcctaaaatttggatcagattttaatatggataacttgtaggttaagaaatagggttttgtatcgttataaatacatcatgTTCATATTCCTCattttttaatatcaaaattggTAGGGTTCTTCTTAGCATAAATCaataatcttgtaaaattcgtagaaaattcatcgtaagtcagaattcagtgatcctaaacttttcggaaagctcttttcattctctacaactttcgtgtttcgtgtttttaaTATAAcatcatttagagggtcaaaaaggctatatttagatctggtcaggcttcaaggtaagtactttttgacttacttttattttcggaaaagttttgatactctgattttcgaatttcgtataagatataagaattttATTTCGAACTGTATAGGAAATAAGATAAGGGAATCTTTTGAAActcagtctctacgttttcgaacatgttcataatttacgctatagttccggaactagccttagttacccttattaggcgcacaagtgtgcaactttaaATACCTATTAAAGGCACttaattattgaactttagatgccgaccactggcaaagtgtggtataaagaataagaataagaattagatgccagCTACTGGAAAAGTGTGgtcgtagatcaagactgtggtatttataagaattatcgtttcgttctgtttcATTTTGTTTTACTCCGTTATAGATTCTGctctgtaagtcatatgtcatagacctatttgtatattcgaggattcaactcaactcaaataagaatgtaataagtaaatagtggatctaccgtcacagagatctcgcaaagtaatatctgtcaaaggattcagaaacaaagttcatctacagacttgaggaggtaattcactggaagaagttcaagaagttgatcatgcctcagtgatataaatcaagatcgtggatttaatcaagtgacagagatctcgtcagagtatcatttattacaaggatttaatctgaagaaaatcaaagtgtcaaagtcaagacatgaagaaacgtcacggaagttagtcactcatgaaccagacagtacatcgagtgtcaacgttgaagtgatggaattgattcataattttcagtgattttcagaagatttgcagaagaatggttgctgctcaagactagaattaattctctattaattaattaagtcatctaatttaattaagaaaataaattatatctgcgaagaataatttatttattaattgaattaattgattaattaattctgaattaattctaggaattttaggaattttcagaatttaaattggattaaaattcatttaaattcagcaagtcaattgaaaatgaactagcatgacaatcaggattgtcataccgattgtcatgctaggccattttcaatagtctcaccgaaagttactctaggaggaggattgtcatgctagttcattctgattgtcatgctagttcattcagattgtcttgctagttcaatccattgtcctaccgaaagtcttgctgagctcaggattgtcattccagttcaaatcaattttgttgaatgatttaaaaagaagcaaaGAAGCAGCAGAAAGCAATTAatccaacacacaagtcaagaacaaaagaaagcagccgcctctgaaaaatatcatccttcatctgcagaaattcaagatcaatttctagtttgttaatgttaaatccaaaccactagaattatttatcttgttcttgtgtaacaatctagcggatcaaaatccctagaacttaatctcaaattgcgtttagcatttgaatctttttattacaaaaatagaaaaagttcatgtcgaatttattctagatttgtgataattaatttgagattaat
Encoded here:
- the LOC141665353 gene encoding glutathione S-transferase T3-like, with translation MDWVNFCQQPSQTDPSKSTVFNPKCKSSCSRGPIVTSGREKEKWDYFSAFGGTNSIDLNNNYDDLEDVREGIGHWKWTEDKLLISTWLNVSIDLIIGDDQRGEAFWERIRQYCEESNPDLIKRGLIAIKKRWHRINEGAQRYGSCYDQANQIIGSGSNMDNIVALALELHTTKYKKKSNFDMHWNELHRHLKWRTPLTNSGSTKRTKINNSGAYSSSTNNETPTDDNDVAQSPVLPKGTKAAKRKGKGKKLKELEEIKAVECRKLSLLEEFNKNYEKDNDLKIIMADTTVMNEAQLEVHAILLQEIKSRRTSH